In the genome of Leishmania major strain Friedlin complete genome, chromosome 22, the window CTCAGCTCATCGCACCACTGGAGCACTCGCGCGTCTGGAGGTGCGAGGGAGACGGGTGCCGGCTTCGTCATGCAATGTGATCACGAAGACGCTGGATGTGGGTATCAAGGTCAAGATAGAATTCGACGGCCACACCCCTTCATCTGCCATGTGCTACACATGCATATGCACATATGCATGTgggaggaaagaggagggagggaaaggggggatTCACTTGCCAGACCCTTTCATGAATGCACTGCCCACTCGCGCATCTTCGTGTTCatcgctcgctctctgcggATTTTCCCTGACCCCCACCCTActtctccaccaccaccgtgcACCAGAGCTGCGTGCCGTGCCTCTCTTTTtcccctttcttctcttcatctccgcctcgccgGATCTCTTCTGCTACTGACTTtagtacacacacacgcacacacacacacacacacaggcacgtgCCCCTGTACGTCTGCAGGTGCGATGGCGTCGGTGCTGTACATCTTGGACTCGAAAGGGAGTCCCCTCATCTACCGCAGCTACCGCGGCGATGTCTCGCAAGACGTCCCGAGCGTCTTTCAGCAGCGCGTCATcgacgaagaagagagcCGCATCACCCCCGTCTTCGAGGAGCAGGGCCACACCTACACCTTCGTGCGCGAGAACGACGTATATTTGCTCATGGTGAGCACTATCAACGCATGCTCCCTGCAGCAGGTCGCCTTTCTGCGCCGGTGCGTATCCGTCTTCAACGCCTATTTCAAGACGGTGACGCAGGAAACGGTGCGGGACAACTTCGTCATCATTTACGAGCTGCTCGATGAGATGTGCGACTTCGGCTTCCCGCAGTTCACGGAGGAGAAAGCACTGCGGGAGCACATACTGCAGAGCACCTTTCTCACCAGGATCTTGGGCAACAAGACGACGCTCGCGCAGAGCGAGCTGCCGGCGGCCGTGACGGGAGCCGCCGGGTCGACGCCGTGGCGCTTGCCGCGCAACTACAAGTACTCAAACAACCAAGTGTTTCTGGACGTGATCGAGCAGGTCGACATGCTCGCGAGCCAAGCCGGCGAGACGCTCTCGAGCGAGATTGTCGGCACTGTCAAGATGCAGAGCCGTCTTTCTGGGATGCCCACCTGCACCGTCGGCGTCAACGACAAGATTCTCTTCGACCGAaccggccgcagcggcagcacggtAGAGATGGAGGACATTACCTTCCACCAGTGCGTGAAGCTGAACCAGTTCGAAAGCGAGCGCGTCATTTCCTTTGTGCCACCGGACGGCGAGTTCACGCTGCTCTCCTACAGGCTCAACGAGCGCATTCAGCAACCAGTGAAGGTGAGCTGCATCTTCACGCGCCACGGCACCACACGAGTGAAGGTGCAGTGCACACTGCAGACCAAGTACCGCGCGAGCCTCACGGCGAACGAGATGGAGGTGTACATCCCGATTCCGTCCGACGCCGATTGCCCTCAGTCAAACAGCCAGACAGGTCACCTGCAGTACGCGCCGCAGATGAATGCGCTTATCTGGAACCTCGGCAAGATCGCCGGCAACCGGCACTGCTCGTGCAGCGCGGAGTTCCACCTGCCCAGCATCCGCAGTAGCGACATGAAAGACCTGTCGAAGATGCCGGTGAAGGTGCGATTTGTCATCCCCTacttcgccgcctccggcTTCCAGGTGCGCTACGTGAAGGTATCGGAGAAGTCGAACTACGTGGCAACACCCTGGGTGCGGTACGTCACGCAGAGCGGCGTCTACGAGATTCGAACAGACTGATGACGGAAAGATGGGCAGGTGCCTctggggggagaggggggagggcagagagggggagggcgttgTCGGAGGAACACAGTGACAAAGGACAGCGAAGAGGTGCGATACGAAGATGCAGCCCTTGTCTACGCGAGAGGGCTGGAAGCCGGCAGACAGAGGAACAACATGCACAGCaaccaccccctcccctccccctcccgccgAGTacgcactgcagctgcagcgtctgcaTTCGTCGAGTCCACTGTGGCCAACCTCGCGCGCCGAGTGTCGCTCGCCCTTcaacccctcctcccacccctccccaccccacccgcAGTGCTGCGTTGCCTTTCTCAGGTAATCTCCTTCGGTTTGTGCTGAAGGCGACCGTCGCTTCCTTGGCGGCGGCTTGCCACGCTGAGCGCTCTGCACTGGTGCTTCCTTCACTTTCTCCTTGTCTTCTCTCGTTGCTTTTACATGGACGTATCGTTGCcgcttgtctgtgtgtgctaTCCCTTCCTATCCTTCGGAGAGTTTACGTATCGGTGAgggtgcgtgtatgtgtgtgtgtgtgtggtgtgtggtgtgtgtgtgtgtgtgtgtgtgtgtgtgtgtgtgtgtgcttcacGCGCACTGTGTACATGGCTGGTTGACACCGCGCCGTCCACGTCCACAGTGGCGGCGTTCCATGCACACGGCGCGCGTCGGGACCACCGCGCCCCGCTGGAGGAGATACACATAACACACGTGCGGCTGCGTCTGAGGTGATGTGGTTGGAGGAACAACGGAAAGAGACGAGAAGGGAATGGGGGCcgcagagacacacagcaaggaggagggtaaGGAGTGTCGTGCTGCGATGGCTCTCCATAGTATCGCCAGCGCCATTGTGCCTTTTCCTCTGCCCATGCCGCAACTCCCTCCCtctatacatatatatatatatatatatgcatgtatgtgcTTGCCTGTCGCACTCCGACGTGCGAAGCTGGTGAGCGCTTTgcggtgccgcacacacaacgaTACATTCTCTTTCTCCATCCCCCACTCTCAGAGTGTGCAGCGACGTCGGGGTCACGGGTACACAAGCTGGCTTTCACATACGAAGTTCCGCCCACACACTGCACTctccgcccgccgccgctgtagTAGCAatagcagcagcatcagAGGGAAGTGGCACTACGGTGACAACCGAACGAGGTAATGACGACCAACATGGCTGTGTCGGCCCCGGTTATGCCACCGGCGGCTGCAAGAGAGCACAGGCCTGTACGGGCAGCAAGAGCGACCGCATCAACGACGTCGTCGGCCGGACGCAGGGCGCGTTCTGCACGCTCTGTCCACTTCGCACTCGAGCCTGTAGCGCGTGATGTGCAGAAGCATAtggagcggcagctgtggcaCTGGCTGGAAAAGACACACAGCATGCTGCGTCCACTCGAGGCGAGTGCGCGTGGTCAGGTGCAGGTGATGGAGCGCGCtaccgcggcggcaacggccaccactgccgacaccgctgccccaCCAGTGGTGGTCAAGGCGGTTgcggtgacgctgccgccataCAGCGAGCATGCGCATGATACAtcggaggacgaggacatATCCTGGTCTCGTGCGCAGCTGGTACCGAACGTGTCGCTTGCCCTGTGGGAACAGCGCCGTCGTCAACTGCGGCACGTGGCCGGTGTAGTGGATGTGTACACACTGGCCAGCATGTTGCGCGACACCCGAGAAGGCAGTCCCAGGAAgaggcacggcagcagcggcggggccGTCCGCTTCTGTGCGAGCTTCCTCGGCTCCAGCTGCGATACAACTGCCTCCGGTCGGGTACCAGTGCCGGTGCTGGACGCAGATGAGATCAGAGAGCAAGGGTGGGCCCTGGATGTGGTCGTCAAGCAgcccacgcagcagcagtatcaccagagcggcagccgcggtcGGTGCTCCAGtggcgcgtcgccgctgccccacCCCACCGTATTCCTATTCGCACGTGACTATATTGACCACGCAGAGGTGCTGTGGAACCTTGTGCAGGAACGCTGGGGGCGGGAGCGGCTACCTGTGACGGTGATGCCGACGTGGGTGaacacggcggcggtgttcggcagcgacgacccGCAGGTGGAggccgcagcagcttctGCCCTGACGGATGACGCTCTCGAgaagctgcggcgccacATCGGTCGATGGCTGAAGGGTGCGTCGGCAGCCGACAAGGCAAAGAAACGGGTGGCAAGccaggcagcggcgcttgcAATCGACACGtacggcgccgctgttgccgcagCCATCGCCAGTGATGAgcaggcgctgacggcgcacGATGCGGCCGACATTACATGGGGGGTCTGCACCGCACTGGCGCGACTTCATCGCGCCGGACTCGCACATGGCAACCTCAAGCCGAACAACGTCTTGATTGCCCAGTCAGTGGACGGTCGTAGTGCTGCGCAGGCAGAGCAGGCCCCACGCGAGGTGCACGTCACCGACCACCTCCTTCCGCTGCTCCCTGATCAACTGGTGGATCCGGGCGAGCTCCTGAAACTCCCgtgggctgccgctgtcaccgctggcggcgcacctGCCGAGCCGAAGAAGTCGAGGCCCGTCACGATGAGCGGCTACGTGTGCTTGAAACagcacgaggaggcggcctCGATGTCGTACCTGTGCGGTGGCGGGCTGCCTGACGCGGTCGCCGTCCCGGCGTTCTCGTTGAGCGGGTTCCTCCTGGGTaacgccgtcagcggcaacgatgacgctgccgtgctggAGGGTGGGGTAGACTGCCTCTCGAACGCGGCCTATgaggccgtgctgctgcagcacctcacCGCCCCCGAAAGGGTGttgctggtggcggtggacaGCAGTACAGCTAACACTGGTGTACGGAAAGACGCAGCAGAAGTCGGAGCAGCCCTCAGCACCGGCGGGACGCACTTCAGGGTGTGGGTGGATACGCAGCACGCCACACCAGCCAGCGACATCTACGCACTTGGGGTGCTCCTCTACATGATGCTGATCGGTCGGctcccaccgctgccgcgctaCCGCCGTGTATCTCGAGGCACATCCAGTCCAGCAGCCGTCGGCGCTCGCCCTCAGCGGATGTACGAGGCGGTGGTCAACGacgttgtgtgcgcgctgtaTGAGAGCGCGGCGAGGCACAGCTTCAAGTGCGATCCATCGCCGATGATGGACGAGCTCAAGGCCTTCCTGCAATCCGAAGCCGCACGCGAGCATCTGCCTCTTGTCCTGGCGCTCGCGCGTGCCGGCGTGCGGCCAACGACGATGGACATCCTTGTCGGCATGCTGCACGTCAACCCAGCCAAGCGGCTCAgccttgcgcagctccaaCATCACGCCTTCTTCCGCACGTACGGGCGGCGTCGACACACCCTCCGCGCTGAGTTTGCggaagcggcgcggcgggtgCAGCACGCAGCGCCGGTGACAAGGAAAGACCCCTTGGGCCAAAGCGTTGTCGCAGCTGTTCGACGACGCATGATGCCGCAGAACATGGGGGCCACTGCTAAGGCGGCCGCTGAGCGTCCTCGCTCGCCGCCCCCACCATCTGCGGGCCGCCTAGGtacggtggcgccgcgcgtACCTTCCATGGCTTGCACACCAAGCCGCATCAGCGAACGCGGCACACCAGATCCAGTGCTCTCACCCGCGTCTcccaacgccgctgccgctgagcgAAGTGCCTCCATGGCCTCCGCGGGCTCTGCTGGGGAAGAGGCGCCGCGACCCATTTCACGATCTCCCCCTCCTCAGCTCCTCCGCGCGCCGCATGCCATGTACCTTCCCTACAAGAGACGCGAGACCACCATATCGCccccatctccctctccaacACTGCCAGCGCAGGAGGGGGAGCAACACCAGTCAAAGGAGCCCTCATGCTCGCTGCTCCACAGCcgcacgctgcagctctccgcCCCCTCGTACATGGGGCGAACCCATTATGATCTCCCACGCCGCCGAGCCTCTATCCAAGACGACATGGACAGGCCGCTAGATCAAAGCTGCAGATCAGTGATAACCGCGGTGTCGAGCAGATCCGTCGGAGCCGTACTGACTCCGCACGCTGTCcggcgcctctctcccttggGCCGCGAGGCGTCGGTGCTATCGCAAACGTCTCTCGACGCTACACCCGCCGCGCGACTCGGCAAAGCCGGATCAACCCTGCACGCGCCACGTCGGCCTGTCATGCGACGTCAGTCCGCGTGGATGATGCCGCATCGCTCCTCTGTGTACGTGGTGTCGCTGGCCCTGCTGTTTGTCGTCCGGCTTAGGCGCCGCCGGGAGCGCACATGGCTTCTGGGTCGTATACGGCGCTGTCATCGATGACGCACTGACGCGCGCCAGtaaaggggagagggggctgTGAAGAGTTAGTAGCTACTTCACTGACTCACCCCTCCTCATCGACGActtgctctccctctatTTCTTTCTTGTCTTCTTGGCCTTCTCATGTGACTTTGTATGTCGCCCACTCGGCGCTTGCATCAGGTCTTCTCAGATCGCGAAGTGATTCGAAcggcccacccacccacccccctcccccttaacgcacgcgcacacgccttccccgccctcccccccccttttcctcttcGTTGCTGCTGACCCCACCGCGCCTTCAAGGGCTCTCGTTGCACCCCCGCATGCCTGTGTGTATCCGAGCTttctcgtgcgtgcgtgcgtgcttcgaggagaggagggggagggggagggggaggggtgcatTCTTTTCCTCTCATTGTACCTCTTCGTTTGTGTGCTGTGGTGCACCATACAGCCTCTATTCCTTACCTCTAttctgcctccctccctccctccctccttccctccctcccgcacccccgcacgcacgcacgcacgcacgccctcaGAACTTGGCAACGAAtaggcgtgcgtgcgtgcgggcaTCTATCCGTTTCTCAGTTCTGTTCGGTTTCTGTATGAGATTGTACATCCACTTCCATGCGTTCtgcagagcgcgcgcgcgcacacacacacgcaaagaaCATTTTAGACGTGCGATGCAACCGAACGCTGGTGTGCCGACGCCCGCATCTTCCGACCAACTGATGCCGGCGGAGCAGGGTCTATCCTCATGGTACATGcgtgtggctgtgtgtgtgtgtgtgtgtgtgtgtgtgtatgtgtgtgtcgggaTGTGTCAACCTTCTCCCTATCCCACTCCCTCTTACCGCCCCgttgcccccacccctctctctcccgcccaCACCCCCTTTTTATAACTATCGCTGGCATTGCATCTCCGTTCGCttcacacacatgcacaaaCACCTCTCTCGGGTGCCACAGAGCGCGAAGGTACGCCCTTCACAGCTtgcaccacccacccacccttcTTTTCTCAGCACATATACGAGCATACACGCAACATGTCCTCCCAAtctggagctgctgccgcgaccAAGGCGCTTGTGCGCTGCACGCGACGCATCCGCGACCCGTTAAACTACCTCGTCATGCAGCCGACAGATCCTGACCAGGTCACCACCTCCATCCgcaccgccgacgcggccATGGTAACGTGGTTTGTTCCCCTGCACAATCTCCAGTACTGCCTGCACAAGCGGTACGAAGCTGAGCAGTTCGGGGTGATGATCGTGCCCAAAGGTGTTGCCGTCCCAGAGGCAAAGCCGCTGACGCCGACGGAGGACAGCgtgaaggcagcggcggcgcggcgtggGCCATCTGTGGTTCCGCGGTTCATGCGCATGACGGCTCCGCGACCAAGCGGGGCTgctgacgccgacgccgggGCTGCCGGATCCTCGCCCGCATCCTCGCCCTCACGGCTGTCCTCTTCGCCATCCCTATCAGAAGGTGGCAATCAGCTCAACAACTACGTGAACGAGGATGGTGACACGGTGGTGCCCCTGGGGCTCGTCACGATGATAGTCGGTAACAACATCCCTGCCAAGCAATCGTGGGTAGAACGCCTCATCGACCCCGCGCCGCACCCGACGCTCTCGATGCGAGTCATGGTGGTCGACCGCATTCACTGGCAACGCACGAGTTGGCTGGCCGGAagcatctgcagcagccTCTGCTGGGGACgactgccgcagcgcatctTCTCCATCAACCTCGACTACAAGAATCCTGTGTACATCTCCGGCGGAaacgcggcggccgcggcgacggcggcagccaaGGAGAGCGCGCCGCTGTTCAGCAAGCACGCCCGCCAGCCGTTGGTGTTCGAcaaggtggcgcagcgctaCACCTCGCCCTTTCAAATCGACGTTCCTGGTCTGAACTTTAGGCTGAAAATCGAGGACACCGGCAAGACGCTCTTCGACACCACCTCGCGGGTCGTGGACGGCTTCCTCGATAACGAAAGCGCTCTGCACCGGCTGGCGCTGTCGCGCGAGGTGAACATGCTCGGGCTCGGCGGCTCTGTGTACCGGCAAACCTTGTGGAGCAGTCCGTCGCTACCCAACGTGGGCCGCGTCGTCGAGTGCGAGTTCGGCTCCCTCTTCGAGCGCTACTTTGGCTGCTCGCCGGTGGGCGACCCTGTTGCCACGTGGCTAGTGGACGCAGTGGACAAGACGCTTATCTATCAGATGGAGGGCGAAGTCGAGGACGAAAATGACCCGAACAGCGCCACGACGTATGGCGACCGTTCTCTGACGGAGCGTGTGCAGAAGAAAGCAATGAACCGGTACAACAACTTCCGAGACGACATCCGGCACAAGACGTACAGCGAGCTCGCTGGTGACGAGGTGCCACGttgagggaggagagaggcagagagcacGGTGCGCAACGGAGAGGAGCACGACACATTCGCCCACGCCGGTACGTCGGTGTTCCGCccacttcctcctcctctcagCCGTCTCGTGACCTCCTTTTCTCGCGGTAGATGATGAGCAGCGGCTAGTCTGTGCAtgtttgtgtctgtgtctctctctctctctctctctgtgtgtgtgtgtgtgtgtgtgtgtgtgtgtgtgcccgtgtaTGCATCTGGGTGGCGGTGTCGATACTTGCTAAGTAACGCACGCGATCACGTTAAGGAAGCTGTGAAAAGTAAAAGTGCAACAGTACAGCACCGCGTGAGCCCTCCTCTCCGGGTCAggctgctctccctccctctccccctctctgtgtgtgtgtgtgtgtcacctCGCCGTCTCTTTGCGGATCCCATGCGACAGGGCAACTTGCATCTGTGCGAAGAGGGGACGTGGAGTGGTGTGCCCGGCGTGCGGGTGGCGGGTCTCTGCCTGGTAAGCGCCTTCTCTGCCCTAGGTATCTGTGCCATCATGCCGGAATCCAGTCGCTGCCCATACGATTCCCCACCCCGAACTCCCAAACCTTTCCCCACCAATGCGACTGCAGACCCACGTGACAAGCACAGCAACAACGCGTTTGGCTGCTGCCGGAGACTCTGTTTCTTCTGTTCTGCATATCGCCTCTTGcaccgccgctaccgccccctccctccttcgctCTAGACGCACAGAGGCGGTCACGCGTCAACGAGCGCGgtcccttccctttccctcgCTGCAGACCGACACACCAAGCACGATGTCCGCGCCAGCGACTGCAGCCACCGCGCGCATCGCAAGTGGCAGTGGTCGTGGCACCATTAGTGGGTATCAGGAGGTGAACCCGCATGCACGAGACCCTCGCTTCTCGCAGTCGCACCACGCCGAGCACGCTGGGGGATCGCCACTCCGCAGCaagagctgcggcagcatgCATGCCAGCACTGCGGGCGGCACGGCTCACCGCCAGGTGATCGGCAACTACGAACTCGGCCGTGTCCTCGCCACGGGTGACTTCGACTGTCGCACGCGTCTGTGCAGGCACATCACCACCGGTGTGCGGTATgtggtgcgcgtgtacgACAAGCGcgtgctggcggaggcgcaaTGGATGTGGAACCGTGTGGCGGAGTCGATCCGGGTGCAGCGCACCCTGCCAAAAAACAAGTATGTGCTGGAGATGGTCGAGTGCTTCGAGTCGAACACATCCGTGTACATGCTGATGCGTCTGTTTCCGTCCATGAACATCACCAAACTCTTCACggacgccgcagcacgtGCAAAGCTGCTGTCTTGCCTGCAGGCCATGCCGCAAGCCCCTGCTCATTCTTCTGCCGCGGCGACCTCGACTGGCTCACCGACAACGGAGCCAGAGAAAACGGCGGAGGGAACACCTCACCGGAAGCTGAGCCGCttgcgtgcgctgccggcCATCGATCCGACGACCCCCATCACACCGCAAGTGACGTCGTCGATTACGCCTTCCGCGACGAGCGCACTCAAAAGCGTCTCGTCGCGCGGGCTGAAGACGAACATGCGGACCCCCAGTGCATCTGCAGCGGAGTCACAGTCGTCAGGTCATGGCACCGAGGAGGCGGCTGATGCGAACGAATTCTTTCTCCGCGGCAGAGGCAAGCAAGAGAGTACccccagcaccgccgcctcgacgaTGGCGATAGCCTCTGTCAACGCCTTCCTTggcacggcggtgccgtcgcacgtgccgctgtcgctcaTTCGCGACCTCTTCGAGCAAGCCGTGAAGGGTGTGTCGCACCTGCACCAGTACAACGTAGTCCACACCGGCATCGCTCCTGATCACCTCCTGGTGGGGACCAATGGTCTGCTGCGTATCAGCAACATGGTTTCGTGTTGTTTTTGTGCGCAAGGTGAACGGCTGCATGAGCTCCGCGGCACGCGGCACACCGTCGCtccggaggtgctgcggggCGAGTCCTACGACCCCTACCTCGCCGATGCCTGGGCTCTCGGTGTCGTCCTGTACTTCATGCTGAACCGTGGTCGCTACCCACACGACGGCGCGAGCACCCTTCGACACATTCTCCACGGCCGAGTGCGGCCCTCACGGCCTGGACTGCCGTCCGTTGCACTGGACCTCGTCTCCCGCCTACTGCAGGGGTCCccagaggagcggctgccggTCGACGCCATCCTAACCCATCCCTTCTTCTCAGCGCCTTTTCCAACCATTGccgaagaagcagcagcggaggcggcggagctgcaggcgcagcatGTGCGCCACCGACTCACCACCGGTGCGGCTGCCCATGGCGGGCACAGCGTTGTGAGCTACAGAGACGACGGAAACGGGCGTCGACTGCGAAGCAACGAGACAGCGGTCGACGCCGGCAGGCGGAAAGCATCATCGCCGCGCTGGGAGTCACTCATGACATTTGAGAGTGGCGACAACATCACCGGCAGAGATGAGGTGGACAGTTCGGGGCTCGACCCTCAacacgacgacggcgacgcatCCGCAGAAGACGGCTCGAGACGGAGCTGCAGAGACACGGTCTGCCCGCCACGAGTCGGTCTTCCCACGCACCAgccttctgctgcgccgcggtcCCCGTCGGCGTCCGTGAAACGCGCGCACCTCGCCGCGTCCTCCCTCGCCAAGACGAGGCCGTGCCAATCGGTGGCGGGGTCCGTGTCGGCATCGCCCCGCCCCGTCTGGTGCCCCCAGCTGGCGCCGACGCTAGACGCTCTGGAAGACCTCGCAGGACGTGTAATCCAGTACCACTACCGCCAAATgaagcaccgccagcggTATCGAGCGGAGACCCGTACGCTGGTGGAGCACAGTCAGAGCATGCGTCGAGCAAAGGTGGAAGAAGAGGGCATCGGCGGTCGACAGCAGTCCTTGCTCGGTCTAGTccccgccgtcgctgtcgtaTCCAGGCCGCTGAGTCTTGACCTTGTATCGTCGTCCGCAGGCACGGCAACGCCGAAGCAGGACGAGGTGCTTCaccggcaacggcagcgacagcagcaaccaAGCGACTTGTATCTGAAGCGGAAGCCGGTGATGGCGGTGAATGTGTtggacgctgcggcaggcTCGCAGTCGCCAAGCTCCGTCCGCCGTCGGGCTGCGACCAACAACAGTGTTGCCACGGGTGGTCATTTGGAGGACGAGCCGCTGTCCCACTGGCACAAGCCCGGCACGGCTTCTCCAGCCTCGACAATCCAGTCCGTGCTTTTGACGGGGGCAAGCAGCGCTGTCATCGGCATCCGCTCAGGCTCACCCGGCAGCCTCGACCGCGACGATGACGGCACCGAGAGCAGCCTCATCAGCAGCCTCGAcggtgcgctgcgcgcgaACGTAGCCGAGGACACCAATGTTGTCGCCTCCCTCGACACAATCCCGCAAGAGTCGCTGAAGCTCCCTGTACCTCTTCCACTCAATCAGCGCAGGCCCGGCAACGGCGTTCGGGCGTGCAGTACCCCAGCCAACAGCGTTTTCATCGCACCGCCCCCGGTTCGCCCCTCTTCCAACTCCAGCGCGCTGCCTACGCTAGCGTCGCTCCACGGCTTGGGCGGCAGTTTCGGTCGCTCCGCCGattgcgcgcgcgtgggggaggggatgaTGGTGAAGGATGATGAGAGGTGCCCCCTGTGCCACCGCGAGCCCTACATGACGCGGGCTATCGGTGTTCGCCCATACGGGGGCACCTCGTACGTCTACGCCAATGGGAAATTTACGAAGGTGTTGTCGGAGTGAGAGGCCGATGAACACATCGCCAACTTGGCTCCCCACTTCCTCCTCTCACAACGCAGCTCGGCCAGCGCGCTCCGGCAGACCCGTCACCaggcccccaccccccaccccaccctaCCACACTACCAATGCGAATGCTGCTAccgcgcaacgccgtcacACGACGGCTTCTCCCTACTCCTTTATCGCGCACGCTTCCTTCACACACTGTCGTTCGTGGCGCTGATGTTGCTCATTCGACTGCACGACGGAAGCTCTCCTcctgcgtgtatgtgcgtgtggtgtgTGCTCCAGATCTGATGTATTCAGCTGCCTCTCTTGACTaatctctgtgtgtgtgtgtgtaagtcCACTTCCTTGGTGCAtatccctctcctcttcccacCCCCTGCTTCGTGTTGCTTCTCGGCTTGGCCAACATGTACTACCCCTTCACAGCTTCTCTTGTATGTACATATCGTTTGCAtggtgcatgtgtgtgtgtgtgtgtgtgtgtccctatccctgcgtgcgtgcacggtGATCAGCACCTGTATGTGTCTATGGAAGTCGAGTGACCCCACGCCCGATCACACTTGAAAACGAACACGTCCAGCCGAAGCACACAACGTCGGGGTGGTCGTAGATGGGCTTCCCATCACGGACTGCGTGCGCGGGAAAACTGATGGGATGTGTGCGAGCCTCTCTATCGTGTCGTGCGCGTAGTGAACGGAACATAAAAGCCCCAGCGAGGGCGTTGTGTGGCTAATCGGTCGTGTTCATGACTTGTtgtgtggagagggagggaggcgagaagaGGGCAGGCCTCCCGCTCGCTCAGGCAGTCgtgcttctctccttcctcaaCCCCGCACCCCCCCAACGCCTCCGCCATTGGCGCCGTGGAGTCTTATGCGCAGTGTCTGCCGCTACCctgccctcttcctctccctcttccttaCTCTGACGGTTGTGCTTGTCCCCCTCCGGTCCTGCACGCTGTgcacgcagcgcgtgcacagCAAACCTGCAAAGGAATGCATCCTTGAGCGGACACACACCCGTACATGCACGTGCAGACACAGAGGCAGACGCAAGGCACTGATACATAGATACAACCTGTACATCCGCCGCGGCGAACTCGTAGGCAGCGCCGATGCACACATGGCGCTCTCTTACCACGTCGTGCTTTCTTtgtttcttctctcctccttcgcaGATGTGGTGCTTATCAGCGCCCGCACACTCGTCTCGCGGCGCTACCACAGCCTCACCCTCTGCTACGCCCTGATGGCGGTGCAGGAGTCCCTTCTTGTCTTTGAGCTCCTCGCGGTGCTGGGCCAGGTACTCTCGACATACCTCGTCACGGCCAGCATGTGGGCACACATAGCATCGCTGCTCGGCGTTTTCACaccgctgtggctgctgcgcaccttcCTCACGGCCTTCACCGTGGTCTACAAGGACATTCTGCTCCCGCGTTggtcatcggcggcggcatccacTGGAGTGTGGGGat includes:
- a CDS encoding putative adaptor complex AP-1 medium subunit, which codes for MASVLYILDSKGSPLIYRSYRGDVSQDVPSVFQQRVIDEEESRITPVFEEQGHTYTFVRENDVYLLMVSTINACSLQQVAFLRRCVSVFNAYFKTVTQETVRDNFVIIYELLDEMCDFGFPQFTEEKALREHILQSTFLTRILGNKTTLAQSELPAAVTGAAGSTPWRLPRNYKYSNNQVFLDVIEQVDMLASQAGETLSSEIVGTVKMQSRLSGMPTCTVGVNDKILFDRTGRSGSTVEMEDITFHQCVKLNQFESERVISFVPPDGEFTLLSYRLNERIQQPVKVSCIFTRHGTTRVKVQCTLQTKYRASLTANEMEVYIPIPSDADCPQSNSQTGHLQYAPQMNALIWNLGKIAGNRHCSCSAEFHLPSIRSSDMKDLSKMPVKVRFVIPYFAASGFQVRYVKVSEKSNYVATPWVRYVTQSGVYEIRTD